Proteins encoded by one window of Salvia splendens isolate huo1 chromosome 5, SspV2, whole genome shotgun sequence:
- the LOC121804116 gene encoding uncharacterized protein LOC121804116 encodes MGGGGGVIRDDRGRILGGFAEPLRAESAKETELTALNRGLEIAKGLGSGVWIETDSLEMVNLITKESRGAAQIRHLLTDIRNKLRGLNFKITHICREGNKVADYLAKQGGNREDRITFDQDSAPPMVKILARMDRMGIPSVRE; translated from the coding sequence ATGGGGGGTGGGGGAGGAGTTATCAGAGATGATCGTGGCCGCATTTTGGGAGGTTTTGCGGAGCCGCTTAGAGCAGAGTCAGCCAAGGAGACGGAACTTACGGCTCTCAACCGGGGACTCGAAATTGCAAAGGGCCTCGGTAGTGGAGTGTGGATCGAGACTGACTCGCTTGAGATGGTGAATCTGATCACGAAGGAAAGCCGAGGAGCAGCTCAGATACGCCACCTTTTGACAGACATCAGAAATAAACTCAGGGGCCTCAACTTCAAAATCACGCATATTTGTAGGGAGGGCAACAAGGTGGCAGACTACCTGGCAAAACAAGGGGGAAACAGGGAAGACCGGATCACTTTTGATCAAGACTCAGCCCCGCCCATGGTCAAGATCTTGGCCCGTATGGATCGAATGGGAATCCCGAGTGTGAGAGAATAG
- the LOC121804115 gene encoding uncharacterized protein LOC121804115, which translates to MAVDLVMNCRNSSFVSQSVDKFKKVMSFVGWARTGHARFRRAPFSRPRGREDLLPHPHPAGSGGGEHELLLLLCRLADFFFLRLQEEVLFVGKRHVLQEEGVITSVVVYEAVQLGNTWREMWMIQQCWSSPKKETTLIIPPSLKHVLPSSYNLLNFIN; encoded by the exons ATGGCCGTGGACCTTGTGATGAACTGCAGAAACAGCAGCTTCGTTTCTCAATCGGTGGATAAATTCAAGAAGGTGATGTCTTTCGTGGGGTGGGCCCGGACCGGCCATGCCCGGTTCAGGAGAGCCCCCTTCTCCCGGCCCCGGGGAAGAGAAGATCTACTGCCCCACCCCCATCCAGCAGGTTCCGGCGGTGGAGAACATGAGCTTCTCTTACTCCTTTGTCGATTAGCCGATTTCTTCTTCCTCCGCCTTCAAGAGGAAGTGCTCTTCGTCGGAAAACGCCATGTGCTCCAAGAGGAA GGGGTTATTACAAGTGTAGTAGTGTACGAGGCTGTCCAGCTCGGAAACACGTGGAGAGAGATGTGGATGATCCAACAATGCTGGTCGTCACCAAAGAAGGAGACCACACTCATAATCCCTCCATCGCTGAAACATGTACTGCCATCATCTTACAATCTTCTTAATTTTATCAACTAA